A segment of the Desulforhopalus sp. genome:
GGCAGGGGATGTTTTGCCCCTGGTGGGTGAACTGGTTTTTACGTCAGATTAAAACGGAACTTCCTCGCCCGGCAATGGTGGGTTATCACCATTATTTCCATGAGTAGCAGAAGACGAGGCAGGTTCCTTATCAAAGTTTTTGCCACCAAGCATTTCCATGCTCTTGGCAATAATCTCAGTGGTGTAACGAATATTACCGTTCTCTTCCCACTTTCTGGTTTGTATCTTGCCTTCAATATAGACTTTCGAGCCTTTCTTGAGGTGATCTCCGCAAATTTCGGCTAGTCCCTTCCAAGCTACAATTTTGTGCCACTCGGTATGCTCCTGTTGTACTCCGTCTGCATCCTTCCACCTTTCAGTAGTAGCGATAGAAAAAGTTGCCACAGCAGTACCTTTCTGAGTGTAACGAATTTCTGGGTCATTGCCTAAGTTGCCGATTACCATTGCTTTGTTCA
Coding sequences within it:
- a CDS encoding single-stranded DNA-binding protein, with translation MMNKAMVIGNLGNDPEIRYTQKGTAVATFSIATTERWKDADGVQQEHTEWHKIVAWKGLAEICGDHLKKGSKVYIEGKIQTRKWEENGNIRYTTEIIAKSMEMLGGKNFDKEPASSSATHGNNGDNPPLPGEEVPF